In one Eulemur rufifrons isolate Redbay chromosome 14, OSU_ERuf_1, whole genome shotgun sequence genomic region, the following are encoded:
- the SPDYE3 gene encoding speedy protein E3: MATYQQNSWSEDHSRQPGASGYIPLEVVRDDERPGPSAARVDANPLPQSPSRKRKREWSSHSKDQELEEELLVPEPEDIWAVESLHGLKMRLKKQRVSSVLPEHHEVFTRLLEDPVIRNFLAWDKNLRVSDKYLLSMVIAYFSRAGLFSWQYRRIHFFIALYLANDMEEDNQAPKKAIFSFLYGKSRSQRPLFHKLRYQFIQSMGWRARVSREECEEIQAYNPNLWVWGRDRTLIPYSSGDRGGPRSST, encoded by the exons ATGGCCACTTATCAGCAAAACTCTTGGTCTGAGGACCACAGCCGCCAGCCAGGCGCATCAGGCTACATCCCCCTGGAAGTGGTGAGGGATGATGAACGCCCAGGACCATCAG CCGCTCGGGTAGATGCCAACccactgcctcagtctcctagcCGCAAAAGGAAGAGGGAGTGGTCATCCCATTCCAAGGatcaggagctggaggaggagctgctggTCCCTGAGCCTGAGGACATCTGGGCCGTGGAGTCGCTGCATGGGCTGAAGATGAGACTGAAGAAGCAGCGAGTGTCCTCAGTGCTTCCCGAGCACCACGAGGTCTTCACCAGGCTGCTTG AGGATCCTGTCATTAGAAACTTCCTGGCCTGGGACAAAAATCTAAGAGTATCTGACAAA TATCTCCTTTCCATGGTGATAGCCTACTTTAGCCGGGCTGGCCTCTTCTCCTGGCAATACCGACGCATTCATTTCTTCATAGCGCT CTACCTGGCCAATGACATGGAGGAGGATAACCAGGCCCCCAAGAAagccattttttcatttctatatggGAAGAGCCGCTCCCAGCGTCCTCTGTTCCACAAGCTGCGCTACCAATTTATCCAATCCATGGGCTGGAGGGCTAGGGTTTCCCGGGAAGAGTGTGAAGAG ATCCAGGCTTACAATCCCAACCTCTGGGTGTGGGGGCGAGATCGCACCCTCATTCCCTACAGCTCCGGAGACCGTGGAGGCCCAAGGTCATCGACCTGA